A single region of the Populus nigra chromosome 2, ddPopNigr1.1, whole genome shotgun sequence genome encodes:
- the LOC133682415 gene encoding uncharacterized protein LOC133682415: MEGFINKFSSCSVTRVDTKFRFTLIVFEIALILLCFQGINAESHGQQLQGQSAERGSENIVSHSCIHDQIIEERKRPGRQVYSVTPQVYGQSGNSKPLNGKGRALLGISETSLQRKGVKKPIRIFLNYDAVGHSPDRDCRKVGDIVKLGEPPVASLLGTPCNPHGDPPIYGDCWYNCTVDDISGEDKRHRLRKALGQTADWFRGALAVEPVKGNLRLSGYSACGQDGGVQLPHGYVEEGVADADLVLLVTTRPTTGNTLAWAVACERDQWGRAIAGHVNVAPRHLTAEAETLLSATLIHEVMHVLGFDPHAFSHFRDDRKRRRSKVTEQLMDEKLGRMVTRVVLPRVVMHSRHHYGAFSENFTGLELEDGGGRGTSGSHWEKRLLMNEIMTGSVDTRSVVSKMTLALLEDSGWYRANYSMADHLDWGRNQGTDFLTSPCNLWKGAYHCNTTQLSGCTYNREAEGYCPIVSYSGDLPQWARYFPQANKGGQSSLADYCTYFVAYSDGSCTDPNSAREPDRMLGEVRGSRSRCMTSSLVRSGFVRGSVTQGNGCYQHRCVNNSLEVAVDGIWKACPEAGGPVQFPGFNGELICPAYHELCSTGYISVPGQCPSSCDFNGDCVDGKCHCFVGFHGHDCSKRSCPGNCNGQGKCLSNGICQCENGYTGIDCSTAVCDEQCSLHGGVCDNGVCEFRCSDYAGYTCLNSSTLLSSLSVCKNVLGSDSQHCAPSESSILQQLEEVVVMPNYHRLFPGGARKLFNIFGSSYCDAAAKRLACWISIQKCDMDGDNRLRVCHSACQSYNLACGASLDCSDQTLFSSEGEGEGQCTGSGEMKVSWFSRLRSSLFSSNTSSRGMSVKYRQL; the protein is encoded by the exons ATGGAGGGTTTTATAAACAAGTTTAGTTCATGTTCGGTGACTAGAGTTGACACCAAGTTCAGATTCACACTCATTGTTTTCGAG ATTGCGTTGATATTGTTATGCTTTCAAGGTATAAATGCTGAAAGTCATGGCCAGCAATTGCAAGGGCAAAGTGCAGAAAGGGGAAGTGAAAATATTGTATCACATTCATGCATTCATGACCAGATAATTGAAGAGAGGAAACGACCTGGTCGCCAGGTGTACTCTGTTACGCCACAGGTTTATGGTCAGTCTGGTAATTCTAAACCCCTTAATGGCAAAGGTAGGGCATTGCTTGGAATCTCAGAAACATCGTTACAGCGAAAAGGTGTAAAGAAACCAATTaggatatttttgaattatgatGCTGTTGGTCACTCTCCTGATAGAGATTGTCGGAAAGTTGGTGATATTGTGAAG CTCGGGGAGCCTCCAGTGGCTTCTCTTCTTGGCACTCCTTGCAATCCCCATGGAGATCCTCCAATTTATGGTGATTGCTGGTACAATTGCACTGTTGATGATATTTCCGGGGAGGACAAAAGGCATCGTCTTCGCAAG GCTCTAGGGCAGACAGCTGATTGGTTTAGGGGAGCATTGGCTGTTGAGCCTGTAAAGGGTAACTTGCGGTTGAGTGGATATTCTGCATGTGGGCAAGATGGAGGCGTACAACTTCCACATGGATACGTTGAAG AGGGTGTTGCTGATGCGGACTTGGTTCTATTGGTGACTACAAGACCTACCACTGGCAACACTCTTGCATGGGCAGTGGCATGTGAACGTGATCAATGGGGTCGTGCAATTGCTG GACATGTGAATGTTGCCCCTCGCCATTTGACAGCTGAAGCAGAGACTTTACTTTCTGCTACCCTCATTCATGAG GTGATGCATGTCCTTGGTTTTGATCCTCATGCCTTTTCCCATTTCAGGGATGACAGAAAGAGAAGGCGCAGTAAG GTCACTGAACAACTCATGGATGAAAAGCTTGGCCGGATGGTAACACGTGTAGTTCTTCCCCGTGTTGTCATGCACTCACGACATCATTATGGG gcattttctgaaaattttacaGGTTTAGAGCTTGAAGATGGGGGAGGACGTGGCACATCAg GGTCACATTGGGAAAAGAGGCTTCTGATGAACGAGATAATGACAGGATCCGTGGATACAAGATCGGTAGTTTCAAAAATGACACTAGCTCTATTGGAGGATAGTGGTTGGTACCGAGCTAACTATAGCATGGCAGATCATCTCGATTGGGGTCGAAATCAAGGAACTGATTTTCTTACTTCCCCTTGCAACCTCTGGAAGGGGGCATATCATTGCAACACTACCCAGTTGTCAGGCTGTACATATAACAGGGAGGCAGAAGGTTATTGCCCAATTGTAAGTTACAGTGGAGATCTCCCCCAGTGGGCTCGCTACTTCCCGCAGGCAAATAAAG GCGGGCAGTCATCACTGGCCGACTACTGTACTTATTTTGTGGCATACTCCGATGGATCCTGTACAGACCCTAACAGTGCAAGAGAGCCAGATAGAATGTTAGGTGAAGTGCGAGGAAGTAGGTCCAG GTGTATGACCTCATCATTAGTACGTTCTGGGTTTGTCCGGGGCTCAGTGACCCAAGGAAATGGTTGTTATCAGCACAGATGTGTCAATAACTCTCTTGAG GTTGCTGTGGATGGTATTTGGAAAGCGTGTCCAGAAGCTGGAGGACCAGTTCAATTCCCTGGATTTAACG GGGAGCTGATTTGTCCTGCTTACCATGAGCTCTGCAGTACAGGTTACATTTCTGTACCTGGACAGTGCCCCAGTTCTTGTGATTTTAATGGAGACTGTGTAGATGGAAAGTGTCACTGTTTTGTAGGATTTCATGGTCATGATTGTAGTAAAC GCTCCTGTCCAGGGAATTGCAATGGCCAGGGCAAGTGCCTTTCAAATGGGATCTGTCAATGTGAAAATGGTTACACTGGCATTGACTGCTCTACTG CTGTTTGTGATGAACAATGCAGCCTACATGGTGGGGTCTGTGACAACGGAGTTTGTGAATTCCGTTGCTCAGACTATGCAGGCTACACATGTCTGAACAGCTCAACTCTGCTGTCCAGTCTTTCAGTTTGCAAAAATGTACTGGGGAGTGACAGCCAACACTGCGCACCCAGTGAATCAAGCATACTTCAGCAGCTAGAAGAAGTTGTTGTCATGCCCAACTACCACCGATTGTTCCCTGGTGGTGCTcggaaattatttaatatatttggcAGCAGTTACTGTGATGCAGCTGCCAAGCGACTAGCCTGCTGG ATCTCTATCCAAAAGTGTGACATGGATGGTGACAACAGGCTCCGGGTATGTCATTCAGCATGTCAGTCCTATAATTTAGCTTGTGGAGCATCACTTGACTGCTCGGACCAAACCCTCTTTAGCAGTGAGGGGGAAGGGGAGGGTCAGTGCACGGGCTCTGGTGAGATGAAAGTGTCATGGTTTAGTCGTCTGCGGAGTAGTTTGTTTTCAAGTAATACTTCGTCCAGAGGAATGTCTGTAAAATATAGGCAGCTGTAG
- the LOC133682177 gene encoding pathogenesis-related thaumatin-like protein 3.5 yields MAISSISLCYLLLLLFVTGNVGNATVFTLQNQCSYTLWPGTLSGNGAATLGDGGFTLAPGASIQFQAPPGWSGRFWARTGCVFDESGSGKCVTGDCGGTLNCIGGGAPPVSLVEFTIGTNPNDKDFYDVSLVDGYNVGLGVKALGGYGDCQYAGCVTDLNGNCPAELRVVDSGSTVACKSACAAFNAPEFCCTADHATPQTCSPTQYSVMFKNACPTAYSYAYDDASSTCTCTRSDYLITFCPSGSG; encoded by the exons ATGGCGATTTCCTCAATCTCTTTGTGTTATCTTCTGCTCCTTCTCTTCGTAACAG GCAACGTTGGTAATGCCACCGTGTTTACTCTCCAAAACCAGTGCAGCTACACCTTATGGCCAGGAACTCTCTCTGGGAATGGAGCTGCCACtcttggtgatggtggttttacGTTGGCACCTGGTGCCTCAATCCAGTTCCAGGCTCCACCAGGTTGGTCAGGCCGATTTTGGGCCCGAACTGGGTGCGTATTTGATGAATCAGGCAGTGGAAAGTGCGTAACTGGTGACTGTGGTGGCACTCTAAACTGTATTGGTGGTGGTGCTCCTCCCGTCAGTCTTGTGGAATTTACTATTGGGACAAACCCTAATGACAAGGACTTTTATGATGTTAGTCTCGTGGATGGCTACAATGTTGGCTTAGGCGTCAAGGCATTGGGTGGCTACGGTGATTGTCAATATGCGGGTTGTGTTACGGATCTTAATGGGAACTGCCCCGCGGAGCTCCGAGTCGTGGATTCTGGCTCTACAGTTGCTTGCAAGAGTGCTTGCGCAGCCTTTAACGCCCCCGAGTTTTGCTGTACTGCCGATCATGCCACGCCACAGACTTGCTCGCCAACGCAATACTCGGTGATGTTCAAAAATGCTTGCCCAACAGCATATAGTTATGCTTATGATGATGCCTCAAGTACTTGTACTTGCACGCGTTCTGATTACTTGATCACATTTTGTCCGAGTGGTTCTGGATAA
- the LOC133681590 gene encoding probable 1-acyl-sn-glycerol-3-phosphate acyltransferase 4 produces the protein MEETFKPLKSDDRLKLYPLTPFRLIRGIICLLVYLSTAFMFVVYFAPVAAVLMRFFSIHYCRKATSFLFALWLALWPFLFEKINGTKVVFSGDLVPPKERVLIIANHRTEVDWMYLWNLALRKGCLGYIKYILKSSLMKLPVFGWGFHILEFISVERKWEVDEPAMRQMLSTFKDSRDPLWLALFPEGTDFSEEKCQKSQKFAGEVGLPVLANVLLPKTRGFCVCLEVLQNSLDAVYDVSIAYKHQLPTFLDNVFGTDPSEVHIHVQRIPVKDIPASDAEAATWLMDRFQLKDHLLLDFKARGHFPNEGTEQELSTLKCLVNFTVVILLTALFIYLTFFSSVWFKTYASLACAYLASATHFKFRPLPIMNLI, from the exons ATGGAAGAAACTTTCAAGCCTCTCAAATCCGATGATAGACTAAAGCTTTACCCTTTAACTCCTTTTAGGTTGATAAGGGGTATTATATGTTTGTTGGTGTATCTTTCTACTGCTTTTATGTTTGTAGTGTATTTTGCACCTGTTGCAGCTGTCTTGATGCGATTTTTCAGCATACACTATTGTAGAAAAGCAACATCCTTCCTCTTTGCTCTTTGGCTAGCTTTGTGGCCCTTTCTATTTGAAAAGATAAATGGGACCAAAGTTGTATTTTCTGGAGATTTAGTTCCGCCTAAGGAACGTGTTTTGATAATTGCTAATCACAGAACTGAGGTTGATTGGATGTACTTGTGGAACTTAGCATTGCGGAAGGGATGCCTGGGCTACATCAAGTATATCCTCAAGAGCAGCTTGATGAAACTACCTGTCTTTGGGTGGGGATTCCATATTTTGGAGTTCATTTCAGTTGAGAGGAAGTGGGAAGTTGATGAACCTGCCATGCGTCAAATGCTTTCGACTTTCAAGGATTCTCGAGATCCCTTGTGGCTAGCACTTTTCCCCGAAGGAACTGATTTCAG TGAAGAGAAATGCCAGAAGAGCCAAAAGTTTGCCGGTGAAGTTGGACTTCCTGTGCTGGCAAATGTTCTACTTCCTAAAACAAGGGGTTTTTGTGTATGCTTGGAAGTTCTACAGAATTCCTTGGATGCAG TTTATGATGTCAGTATCGCATATAAGCACCAATTGCCTACCTTTCTGGACAACGTATTTGGGACAGATCCTTCAGAAGTTCACATTCATGTCCAGCGTATCCCTGTTAAGGATATCCCAGCTTCTGATGCCGAGGCTGCTACATGGTTAATGGATAGGTTCCAGCTCAAGGATCATTTGCTTTTAGACTTCAAAGCTCGAGGCCATTTCCCTAACGAAGGAACTGAACAAGAACTTTCTACACTGAAATGCTTGGTAAATTTCACTGTGGTAATTTTATTGACTGCATTGTTCATTTACCTTACATTTTTTTCATCCGTTTGGTTCAAAACATATGCGAGTTTAGCATGTGCCTACCTTGCTTCAGCTACTCACTTTAAATTCCGGCCACTACCcattatgaatttaatatag